The DNA sequence GCTTGCGCGATCTGGCCCCCGGCCTGACGCCACGCGCGGTGCTGGAAAAATTTGCCGCGCTGCAAATGTTGGACGTGCATCTGCCGACGACCGATGAGCGCACGGTAATCCTGAGCCGATACACGCAACCAGAGAAGGACGTGCAACTGCTCCTGCAACGGTTGAAACTGGAGTTGCCGGCGCAACCCCCGCCCAAAATCACGAGCCCAAAACTTCCGGCCCCAGCGGCGTTGTAGTGAAGACCTAGCCAATGCGCACGTTGATTTTCAAGACCTTGCGCATTCTACTTCCTCGAATCCGCCAAGTCGGGTTAGAGTTCCTTCATGCGGCCCGGATTTCGTTTGATGCGTTTGTTCTCTTATCTTCTGGTTTTCGTGCTTGGTGCGCTTAGCAGCCCAGCGGAAGAAAAGACGAACAAGCCCGCGCCGCCGTACGAAACCCGCTCGGCCCACGACCCCAACGGCATCGGCAAGTTTTACCTCGGGCGCGAAATCGCCCACGTCATGGGGCATCAAGCCGCGGATTGGTTGGAACGCCCGGAGCGCGAAGAGGAAGAGAAACCCAGCATCATGTTGGAGTCTTTGAAACTAAAACCTGGCGAGGCCGTGGCCGACATCGGCGCCGGCACGGGCTATCTCAGTTGGCGTCTCGCGCAGAAGGTCGGCGAGAAGGGCGTTGTTTACGCGGTCGAGATTCAACAGGAAATGCTCGACCTGCTGGGCAGGAAAATGGCCGAACGCAAAATCACCAACGTAAGACCAGTGCTCGGCACCATCACCGACCCCAAACTTCCCGAGCGCGCTGTTGATCTCGTCATCATGGTCGATGTTTATCACGAATTCGATCACCCTTACGAAATGATGCAGGCCATGTGTCGCTCCCTGAAACCGGGCGGGCGGGTCGTCTTTGTCGAGTATCGCGCCGAAGATCCAACCGTTCCCATCAAGCGCGTCCACAAGATGTCCGAGGCACAAGTGCGCAAGGAGGCAGCCGTGCATGCGCTGGAGTGGGTGGAAACCATCGAGACCCTGCCGCGCCAGCACATCATTATATTCAGAAAAAAGTAGAAGCGAAATTTGTCCAGGCCACTTCACACGGGGCTGCATCGGAACGATTCATGGCATTCTCCGGTGTTCCCTTCAACTTGGCCTAACCTGAAACCAAACCGGCGTCCTGACTTGAAGGCATTGCTATGGAGTGGGGAGAACTCGTCAGCTCAAGTTGGAGTTCTGACAACCACACGTTGTCCGCGTGGATTTTTTTGCGTCTGCTTGGCTTGAGTTATCTCGCCGCTTTTCTTTCGCTCGGACGACAGATCGTTGGGCTGGTCGGCCAGCGGGGAATTCTGCCCGCGACGGAGTTCTTGAAGCTGCGCCGTTATCTCGGTCGGGATCGCTTTCGTAGAGTGCCCACCTTGTGCTGGCTTGATGCGAGTGACCGCATGTTGAAATTCCTCTGCTACGGCGGCGCGTTCCTCGCGCTGCTGCTCGTGGCCAGAATCGCGTCGGTGCCGGTCTTGGTGTTGTTGTGGATGTTTTACCTTTCGGTGCTGACGGTGTGTCGCATTTTTCTTGGTTATCAATGGGACATTCTGCTGTTGGAAACCGGCTTCCTGGCAATTTTTCTGGCTCCCCTCAGTCTGTTGCCGGAATGGCCGCCCCAATCGTCGCCGTCACCAATCATCTTGTGGCTGCTTTGGTGGCTGTTGTTTCGACTGATGTTTGCGTCGGGCTACGTGAAATGGTTCGGCGGCGATCCGACGTGGCGAAAATTACGCGCGCTGAGTTTTCACTACGAGACCCAGCCGCTGCCGACGTGGATCGGTTGGTATGCGCACCAATTGCCCGGCTGGTTTCATCGCGTCTCCGTCATCCTTATGTTCGCTATCGAATTGTTTTGCCCCTTCCTGATCTTCACGCCGCTTCGTCCGCTGGCTGGGATCGCCTTCCTGATTTTGATGGTGCTGATTGCAGCAACCGGCAACTACTGCTTCTTCAATCTCATCACGGCGGCGCTCGCCTTGTTGTTGTTCGACGACGCGTTCTTCGCGCCGTTGTTTCCCGGCTGGCAGCCACCCTCAACCCTCAACTCTCAACTCTCAACTCTCGGCGCTTGGCCAATGTGGTGTGTGCTGCCGCCGGCGCTGTTGATTTCACTCTTGTCCATCGAACGGATAAGTCAGATGTTCGCCTTTGAAATCAAATGGCCAAAGCCGCTGAACAAATGTTTTCAGGCGCTGGTCCCATTTCGTCTCGTCAACAGTTACGGCCTGTTCGCGCACATGACCACCAGCCGTCCGGAAATCATCATCGAAGGCAGCGACGACGGTGTGGTGTGGGAAGAGTACGAGTTCAAATGGAAACCCGGCGATGTCCGGCGCGCTCCGCGCTTTGTCGCGCCCCATCAACCGCGCCTCGATTGGCAGATGTGGTTCGCCGCGCTGGGTTACTATCGCGATTACCCGTGGTTTGGAAATTTCCTGGAGCGTCTGCTGGAGGGATCACCGGATGTAGTGGGGTTGTTGAAAACAAATCCGTTCCCGGAAAAAGCGCCTCGCTTCATTCGCGCCGTGCTTTACGATTATCATTTCACCGATTTCGCCTCGCGCCGTGCGACGGACAATTGGTGGCGACGTGAACGCCTGGGATTATATTCTCCCATGCGCTCCAAAGGCATCGGAGAATGAGTTAGTGTTCGAGCAACTGGCATTCTCCTCACTTGCGATTTCTCTCCTATTAAACCCGAACTTCTAAATAGAAAAGGGAGCGCGCCCGCCTCGGGCGCTGTTTTTCGCGCCCTCGCGGAAAACATCTGGCGCACGGAATTTTCCAACCCCTCGATAAGCGATCACGTACCGGATGCCGGACGCGAGGGCGCGTCCAGCGACGCCCGGGGCGGGCGTGATCCCCCAACTGCGGAGTTCTATTTAAGAATGCGGCCTGAGCGAGGGCAAAATTCCTTTTCTCCCGTTGACATGGCTGACGGGAAATGACAACAAACTCGCGACATGAAATGCCGAAGCCTCCGTCTGCTGCTTCTTGCCGCCATCCTTGCCTTCCAAGCCCCTCGCGCATCCGCCTCACTGGAAACCATCAAGCTGCCGATGAAGGACGGCGTGAAACTCGCCACCGACGTTCATCTTCCAACCGGGGACGGACCTTTTCCGGTGATCTTTCTACGCACGACTTACAACCGGACCATGGGAGCGATGCTCGCACCGGACGCATTAAAACGGGGATTCGCCTTGGTGGTGCAGGACACGCGCGGGCGATTCGCATCCGAAGGAGAGAACCTGGCTTTTGATGCGGATGCCTGGGGCGAGCACCAGGATGGTCTGGACACCATCAACTGGATTATCAAACAACCCTGGTGCAACGGCAAGATCGGCACCTTTGGCGGATCGGCGCTCAGCATCACCACTTTGCTTCTGGCGGGAACTGGAACACCTCATCTTACCTGCCAGCATTTCACCGTTGGTGCGCCCAATCTCTACAGTGTCGTCTATACCGGCGGCGTTTTTCGCAAGGCGCTCGCCGAAGACTGGCTCAAGCAAAGCAAGTTCAGTGAGGACGCCTTGAAACTCTGGACCCGCCATCCGCTTTACGACGATTATTGGAAACATCGCGACCTCACCCGGCGCTATTCCAAAATCAATGCCCCGGCGGTTCATATCGGAGGCTGGTACGATATTTTTTCGCAAGGCACCATCGACGCTTTCATGGGTTATCAATATCGAGGCGGATCGGGAGCGCGCGGCAAACAGAAACTGGTCATGGGTCCGTGGACGCATGGCGTGATGCAGGAAAAGGCCGGCGAACTGAAATTCCCCAAAGGCAACAAACCTCCCACCAAAGTCACCGACTCATGGGCTTGGTTTGAATATTGGCTCAAAGGAAAAACCAATGGCATCACGGACGGACCGGCGGTGACGTATTACGTGATGGGAGATATTTCGGATCCGCAGGCACCCGGAAACGTCTGGCGAACCGCAGGCGAATGGCCGCCGCCGAAGGCGAATGAAGTCCCATATTATTTCCAGGACGGTCGCGGCCTTTCAAAAACCAAACCCAAGTCAGCCGCGCCGATCACCTACAGCTATGATCCGAAGAATCCCGTCCCCACATTGGGCGGTCCCCAGTTGACGATTCCCGCCGGGCCGATGGACCAACGGAGCATCGAAGCGCGCCCGGACCTCATTGTCTTCACTTCCGAAACCTTGGCCGAACCGCTGGAAGTCACCGGCAAAGTGCGGGTCAAGCTCTGGGCCTCCAGCGACGCCCGCGATACGGATTTTTTTGCCAAGCTCTGCGATGTCTATCCGGATGGCCGCTCGTACAACATCTGCGAAGGCGTGATCCGGGCGCGCTTGCGCGAAGGACCGACGAAGGAAAAACTCTTGAAACCGGGCGCCATTTACCCGTTTGAGATCGATCTCTGGTCCACCAGCATCATCTTCAACCAGGGGCACAAGCTCCGGCTGCACATCACCTCCAGCAGCGACCGCGGTTACGATCCGAATCCGAACACCGGCGAACCCTTCCGTTCCAGCGACAAAACGGTGGTGGCGAATAACACGATCTATCTCGATGCGAAACATCCTTCGCACCTTCTGCTGCCCGTCATGCCGGAGCAGTAAGTAGCGCCGTTTTCTTAATCTTAATCTTTCTCTTTCTCTTAATTATTCACTCCTATTGGGACGGACAGCCGGGAGATTAAGATTAAGACGAAGATTAAGAACGACCTGTGGACCTCTTTGACACAAACTTTCTGTTCGCCTCCTTGTTTTGGGGATCGGTCGGCATCGGCTACTGGGTTTACGGCAAGAAACAGCGGGAGATAATGCCCA is a window from the Verrucomicrobiota bacterium genome containing:
- a CDS encoding class I SAM-dependent methyltransferase, which gives rise to MRLFSYLLVFVLGALSSPAEEKTNKPAPPYETRSAHDPNGIGKFYLGREIAHVMGHQAADWLERPEREEEEKPSIMLESLKLKPGEAVADIGAGTGYLSWRLAQKVGEKGVVYAVEIQQEMLDLLGRKMAERKITNVRPVLGTITDPKLPERAVDLVIMVDVYHEFDHPYEMMQAMCRSLKPGGRVVFVEYRAEDPTVPIKRVHKMSEAQVRKEAAVHALEWVETIETLPRQHIIIFRKK
- a CDS encoding CocE/NonD family hydrolase, with protein sequence MKCRSLRLLLLAAILAFQAPRASASLETIKLPMKDGVKLATDVHLPTGDGPFPVIFLRTTYNRTMGAMLAPDALKRGFALVVQDTRGRFASEGENLAFDADAWGEHQDGLDTINWIIKQPWCNGKIGTFGGSALSITTLLLAGTGTPHLTCQHFTVGAPNLYSVVYTGGVFRKALAEDWLKQSKFSEDALKLWTRHPLYDDYWKHRDLTRRYSKINAPAVHIGGWYDIFSQGTIDAFMGYQYRGGSGARGKQKLVMGPWTHGVMQEKAGELKFPKGNKPPTKVTDSWAWFEYWLKGKTNGITDGPAVTYYVMGDISDPQAPGNVWRTAGEWPPPKANEVPYYFQDGRGLSKTKPKSAAPITYSYDPKNPVPTLGGPQLTIPAGPMDQRSIEARPDLIVFTSETLAEPLEVTGKVRVKLWASSDARDTDFFAKLCDVYPDGRSYNICEGVIRARLREGPTKEKLLKPGAIYPFEIDLWSTSIIFNQGHKLRLHITSSSDRGYDPNPNTGEPFRSSDKTVVANNTIYLDAKHPSHLLLPVMPEQ
- a CDS encoding lipase maturation factor family protein, which codes for MEWGELVSSSWSSDNHTLSAWIFLRLLGLSYLAAFLSLGRQIVGLVGQRGILPATEFLKLRRYLGRDRFRRVPTLCWLDASDRMLKFLCYGGAFLALLLVARIASVPVLVLLWMFYLSVLTVCRIFLGYQWDILLLETGFLAIFLAPLSLLPEWPPQSSPSPIILWLLWWLLFRLMFASGYVKWFGGDPTWRKLRALSFHYETQPLPTWIGWYAHQLPGWFHRVSVILMFAIELFCPFLIFTPLRPLAGIAFLILMVLIAATGNYCFFNLITAALALLLFDDAFFAPLFPGWQPPSTLNSQLSTLGAWPMWCVLPPALLISLLSIERISQMFAFEIKWPKPLNKCFQALVPFRLVNSYGLFAHMTTSRPEIIIEGSDDGVVWEEYEFKWKPGDVRRAPRFVAPHQPRLDWQMWFAALGYYRDYPWFGNFLERLLEGSPDVVGLLKTNPFPEKAPRFIRAVLYDYHFTDFASRRATDNWWRRERLGLYSPMRSKGIGE